From Gimesia panareensis, the proteins below share one genomic window:
- a CDS encoding glycoside hydrolase family protein has product MKRTLTVIFSLLFFQALLLPSLDRAAHAEEISFPDELTKFKPYPHNPLFEGQGPGHWDVKIRERGWIMKEGDLYHLWFTGYDGTRAGLKKLGYAWSYDGIHWTRPPCNPVYQKHWVEDMMVIKHEGTYHMFAEGKHDIAHHLISNDAVNWKRIGPLDVRLSNGKPIPEGPYGTPVVWYENGQWYLFYERRDAGIWLARSPDMKVWTNLNQDQPVMQPGPGTYDQKMVAMNQLIKYKGTYYMVFHGTAAAQKPSLWTTNLAASKDLLHWVKYPGNPLTKPEANQSSGLLIPEGNEFRFYTMHGKVDLHLPQAAHAD; this is encoded by the coding sequence ATGAAACGCACTTTGACTGTAATCTTTTCTCTCCTGTTCTTTCAAGCCCTGCTGTTACCCAGCCTGGATCGGGCCGCCCACGCTGAGGAGATTTCCTTTCCGGATGAACTAACGAAATTCAAACCCTATCCGCATAATCCCCTCTTCGAAGGCCAGGGGCCGGGACATTGGGATGTCAAAATCCGTGAACGCGGCTGGATTATGAAGGAAGGCGATTTATATCACCTCTGGTTTACCGGCTATGACGGTACCCGGGCTGGTCTGAAAAAGCTGGGCTATGCCTGGTCCTACGATGGCATTCACTGGACGCGGCCCCCCTGTAACCCCGTCTATCAAAAGCACTGGGTCGAAGATATGATGGTGATCAAGCATGAAGGCACCTACCATATGTTTGCCGAGGGTAAGCACGACATTGCCCATCACCTGATTTCGAATGACGCCGTCAACTGGAAACGAATTGGACCTCTGGACGTGCGTCTGTCCAATGGGAAACCGATCCCGGAAGGTCCCTATGGGACCCCTGTTGTGTGGTACGAAAATGGACAGTGGTATTTGTTTTATGAGCGCCGCGATGCCGGTATCTGGCTGGCCCGTTCCCCTGATATGAAAGTCTGGACGAATCTGAATCAGGATCAGCCCGTCATGCAGCCCGGACCGGGTACTTACGATCAGAAAATGGTCGCGATGAACCAGTTGATTAAGTACAAAGGGACCTACTACATGGTCTTTCATGGTACGGCTGCTGCCCAAAAGCCCTCGCTCTGGACCACGAACCTGGCAGCCTCCAAAGATCTGCTGCACTGGGTGAAATACCCGGGGAATCCACTGACAAAACCGGAAGCGAATCAATCCAGCGGTCTGTTGATTCCGGAAGGAAACGAGTTTCGATTTTATACCATGCATGGCAAAGTCGATCTGCATTTGCCCCAGGCTGCTCACGCTGACTGA
- a CDS encoding ABC transporter ATP-binding protein, producing the protein MTESTTLLDIQGLKTYFHTSRGVVKAVEDLTIHIEKGKTLGLVGESGSGKSVTSLSIMKLLPDTAAKIDAGSISFLGKDLVKLPDPEMRTIRGREISMIFQEPGTSLNPVFRVGKQVMETIILHQKVSESEAKQRTIELFHEVGILEPERRFYSYPHEMSGGQKQRVMIAMALSCNPELLIADEPTTALDVTIQAQILNLIRKLRDERGMSVLFITHDLGVIAEIADDVAVMFRGKLVEYKPVLEIFENAEHPYTKGLLACRPALDTTFKRLPTVSDFMDFEETAPGEYQIEEKEFDESRFFKLTTQGRPRLLHPRSELETIGHEWETVQKLPESEFVQPGEKPLLCLDNLHVHYPIKSGVLRRTVDHVKAVDGISLNIYRGQTLGLVGESGCGKTTTGKAIVGLAPVSHGRILLEGNDLAHMSRLDRKPFRRKVQIIFQDPYSSLNPRMMISTIITESMIAHQLGSSKQDRRDRAAALLEEVGLSVDYLDRYPHEFSGGQRQRISIARALAVEPEFIICDESVSALDVSVQAQVLNLLKDLQEQHNLTYIFISHDLSVVKFMSDMMAVMNQGKLVEVGPSELIYQAPQQEYTKRLIDSVPTDDLAQIKLRVEHRKKQHP; encoded by the coding sequence ATGACAGAGTCTACAACTTTGCTCGACATTCAGGGGCTCAAGACCTACTTTCACACCAGTCGCGGTGTGGTCAAGGCCGTCGAAGATTTAACGATCCATATTGAAAAGGGCAAGACCTTGGGCCTGGTGGGGGAATCCGGTTCAGGGAAGTCCGTCACCTCACTGTCAATCATGAAACTGCTGCCCGACACCGCAGCTAAAATCGATGCCGGCTCCATTTCCTTTCTGGGAAAAGATCTGGTCAAACTACCCGATCCGGAGATGCGAACGATCCGCGGTCGCGAAATCAGTATGATCTTTCAGGAGCCGGGGACTTCGTTGAATCCGGTCTTTCGCGTGGGAAAGCAGGTGATGGAAACCATTATTTTGCACCAGAAAGTGAGTGAATCCGAAGCAAAACAGCGGACCATCGAATTGTTTCATGAAGTCGGGATTCTGGAACCCGAACGTCGTTTTTACAGTTATCCGCATGAAATGTCGGGGGGACAAAAACAGCGTGTCATGATCGCAATGGCTTTGAGCTGCAACCCGGAACTGCTCATTGCCGACGAGCCGACGACCGCCCTGGATGTAACGATCCAGGCGCAAATTCTGAATCTGATTCGCAAACTCCGGGATGAACGGGGCATGTCGGTGTTGTTTATCACCCATGACCTGGGCGTCATCGCGGAGATTGCGGATGACGTTGCCGTCATGTTCCGTGGCAAACTGGTAGAATACAAGCCGGTGCTGGAGATCTTCGAAAATGCAGAGCACCCTTATACCAAAGGGCTGCTTGCCTGTCGTCCTGCACTCGATACGACATTTAAAAGACTGCCCACCGTATCTGACTTCATGGATTTTGAAGAGACAGCCCCGGGTGAATACCAGATTGAAGAAAAAGAGTTCGATGAAAGCCGCTTTTTCAAGCTGACCACGCAGGGACGTCCCCGATTGTTACATCCGCGCTCCGAACTGGAGACGATTGGCCATGAATGGGAGACCGTCCAGAAACTCCCTGAATCGGAGTTCGTTCAGCCCGGCGAAAAACCGCTGTTGTGCCTGGATAACCTGCACGTGCATTATCCGATCAAAAGTGGCGTCCTGCGCAGGACGGTCGATCATGTCAAAGCCGTCGATGGCATTTCCCTGAACATCTATCGCGGACAGACTCTGGGGCTGGTCGGGGAATCCGGCTGTGGTAAAACCACGACCGGGAAAGCGATCGTCGGCCTGGCCCCCGTATCGCATGGCAGGATTCTGCTCGAAGGAAACGACCTGGCTCACATGAGTCGCCTGGACAGAAAACCGTTTCGTCGCAAAGTGCAGATTATTTTTCAGGATCCCTATAGCTCTTTAAATCCACGAATGATGATCTCGACAATCATTACCGAATCCATGATCGCACATCAACTGGGGAGTTCCAAACAGGACCGCCGCGATCGTGCTGCGGCGCTACTGGAAGAAGTCGGACTGTCGGTCGACTATCTGGATCGCTATCCGCATGAATTTTCCGGAGGACAACGGCAGCGTATTTCCATCGCCCGTGCGCTCGCAGTGGAACCGGAATTCATTATCTGCGATGAGTCCGTTTCTGCGCTCGATGTTTCAGTACAGGCGCAGGTCTTGAACCTGCTCAAGGATCTACAGGAGCAGCATAACCTGACCTATATTTTCATCAGCCATGATTTGAGCGTTGTGAAGTTCATGTCAGACATGATGGCGGTGATGAATCAGGGAAAACTGGTCGAAGTAGGTCCTTCAGAACTGATTTACCAGGCTCCTCAGCAGGAGTATACAAAGCGCCTCATCGACTCAGTGCCAACCGATGACTTGGCGCAAATCAAGCTCCGAGTTGAACATAGAAAAAAGCAGCATCCTTAG
- a CDS encoding CAP domain-containing protein — protein MTIKPLWRVAFASLMCLLLIQPAFSEEQEKKEGEHDWLIKHPTIQKLLKLHNQERARNGMPALKLNTKMCLQAQEHATWMADTGYYQHSSLPWPEIIFQGPTTAASAVNGWIASPAHHSIMLTGTQVGFGYMVRNGQHYWVGVFK, from the coding sequence ATGACTATAAAACCATTATGGAGAGTCGCGTTTGCAAGTCTGATGTGCCTGCTGTTGATTCAGCCGGCTTTTTCTGAAGAGCAGGAAAAGAAAGAGGGAGAGCATGACTGGTTGATCAAACATCCAACCATTCAGAAACTGCTCAAACTTCACAACCAGGAACGTGCCCGCAACGGCATGCCTGCCCTGAAACTGAATACCAAAATGTGCCTGCAGGCTCAAGAACATGCCACCTGGATGGCAGACACTGGCTACTATCAGCACAGTAGTCTCCCCTGGCCGGAAATTATCTTCCAGGGCCCCACAACAGCTGCTTCCGCCGTGAACGGCTGGATTGCTTCTCCCGCACACCATTCCATCATGCTGACCGGCACACAGGTTGGTTTTGGTTACATGGTCCGCAATGGGCAACACTACTGGGTAGGAGTGTTCAAATAA
- a CDS encoding peptide-binding protein: MYDVSALNRLLLTILLTFCLTGCPGPVPNSSSENAETSESSENGSETETEKSPLEPLLEPFDAPSLADLDAKVKWKEQPVLDSLELLRERQSKEKQLVSVDEALKLKNTNQDINEKILSALGRLPENDEVVDWGATINRHVGADMKSTNPIMGSSAVEFEVGSLTGFGLFSFDWNFRPFAVSDTVVSWQTSEDNKYDKVVMRDDLTWSDGTPITAHDIVFSFKTIMNPAVPVPAVRSGTDQIRWIEAYDDQTLVYFHKEALPTNVWNLNFPIIPKHIYEKELDTDPTLQDSEYHVKYENNPVTGGPYEIEKRVRGQEILLRRREGWYMQDGKQVRSRPYFERVRLRIIEDPNTALLALKKGEIDEMALNPELWKTQTEGDDFYKTCTKANGLEWVYFYFGWNCETLFFQDKKVRTAMAYAFNHKEMLDELCYGLYQPCTGIFHETAWMAPKPMTKPFHQDLKKAEQLLDEAGWIDHDGDGIRDKEFDGKTIPFRFSIMTANRPLSLSICTLLKENLDQIGIICEVKQTEFTVMQEKARKHQFQAMFGGWGTGTDPDTSINLWKTGAGRNYGQYSNPEVDKLFEEGRREFDKEKRAEIYGKIHKLLYEDQPYTWLYFRNSFYGFNKDLRGYVFSPRGPYGYGPGFGSLWKPVSK; this comes from the coding sequence ATGTACGACGTATCTGCCCTGAATCGATTGCTTTTGACTATCTTACTTACCTTCTGCCTGACAGGGTGCCCCGGTCCGGTACCGAATTCGTCAAGCGAGAATGCCGAAACGAGTGAAAGTTCAGAAAACGGATCGGAAACAGAAACGGAAAAGTCACCTCTGGAACCACTCCTGGAACCCTTCGATGCCCCTTCACTCGCGGATCTCGATGCAAAAGTAAAATGGAAGGAACAGCCGGTACTGGACAGTCTCGAGCTGTTACGCGAGCGTCAGAGCAAGGAAAAGCAGCTGGTCAGCGTGGACGAGGCACTGAAGCTGAAAAATACCAACCAGGATATCAATGAAAAGATTCTGAGTGCACTCGGGCGTCTTCCGGAAAATGACGAAGTCGTCGACTGGGGGGCAACCATCAATCGGCATGTCGGTGCCGACATGAAAAGTACGAATCCCATCATGGGCAGTTCCGCAGTCGAGTTTGAAGTCGGTTCACTGACCGGTTTTGGTCTCTTCAGTTTTGACTGGAATTTCCGACCGTTTGCAGTTTCAGATACCGTCGTTTCCTGGCAGACCAGTGAAGATAACAAGTACGACAAAGTGGTCATGCGGGATGACCTGACCTGGTCAGACGGCACGCCGATCACCGCTCATGACATTGTGTTTTCCTTCAAAACCATCATGAATCCAGCAGTCCCTGTTCCAGCCGTCCGCTCGGGAACCGACCAGATCCGCTGGATTGAAGCTTATGATGACCAGACGCTGGTCTACTTCCATAAGGAAGCGCTGCCGACCAACGTCTGGAATCTGAACTTCCCGATTATCCCCAAGCACATCTACGAGAAAGAACTGGATACCGATCCGACTCTGCAGGACAGTGAATATCACGTCAAGTATGAAAACAATCCTGTGACGGGTGGTCCTTATGAAATTGAAAAACGGGTGAGGGGACAGGAAATTCTGCTCAGACGCCGAGAGGGCTGGTACATGCAGGATGGCAAGCAGGTTCGCAGCCGTCCCTACTTTGAACGGGTCCGCCTGCGGATCATCGAAGACCCCAACACGGCACTGCTCGCCCTCAAAAAAGGTGAGATTGATGAGATGGCCCTCAATCCCGAACTCTGGAAAACCCAGACTGAGGGGGACGATTTCTATAAGACCTGCACGAAAGCCAATGGTCTGGAGTGGGTCTATTTCTACTTTGGCTGGAACTGTGAAACACTCTTCTTCCAGGACAAAAAAGTCCGGACGGCAATGGCGTATGCTTTCAATCATAAAGAGATGCTGGACGAGCTCTGCTACGGTCTTTATCAGCCTTGTACCGGTATTTTCCACGAAACCGCCTGGATGGCTCCCAAGCCGATGACCAAGCCGTTTCACCAGGATCTGAAGAAAGCCGAGCAACTGCTCGACGAAGCCGGCTGGATCGACCATGACGGCGACGGGATCCGCGATAAAGAATTCGACGGGAAGACGATCCCGTTCCGCTTCAGCATTATGACCGCTAACCGTCCTCTGTCGCTATCGATCTGTACGCTGCTCAAAGAGAACCTGGATCAGATCGGGATTATCTGTGAAGTCAAACAGACCGAATTCACCGTGATGCAGGAAAAGGCACGCAAGCATCAGTTCCAGGCGATGTTCGGTGGTTGGGGAACCGGCACCGATCCGGATACTTCGATCAACCTCTGGAAAACCGGCGCTGGTCGTAATTATGGACAATACTCGAATCCAGAAGTCGACAAACTGTTTGAGGAAGGACGGCGGGAATTCGACAAAGAGAAACGTGCTGAGATCTACGGGAAAATCCACAAGCTTCTCTACGAGGATCAGCCCTACACATGGCTCTACTTCCGGAATTCCTTCTACGGCTTCAACAAAGACTTACGCGGGTACGTCTTCAGCCCTCGTGGCCCTTATGGATACGGCCCCGGCTTTGGCAGTCTCTGGAAGCCTGTCAGCAAATAG
- a CDS encoding ABC transporter permease codes for MFSYLVRRLFIGLITLTLITFIIFGLIRNMPGSPISNAMAMIDPGKELNPADIERMKKAYGLDKPWPEAYVLWVKNVCQLDFGRSISRKQPVARLIRERIGPTLILSVSSLFLTYLLAIPMGLYSSARQGHLDERTIGTLLYMLYSFPSFVAALFLQIYLANKLGLLPLYGMRSDNYSSLSTIQQVWDIFKHALMPIICYTYGSLAYYSRFIRANMHEVLRQDYIRTARAKGLGPVTVLVKHAFRNTLIPLVTLIGLTLPSLLGGSVIIERIFSWPGMGQLYFESILERDYPTIMGLTLMFSIMTLAGQLLADIFYAVADPRVKISDH; via the coding sequence ATGTTCAGTTACCTCGTGCGTAGACTCTTCATCGGGTTAATCACACTTACGCTGATTACGTTTATTATCTTCGGACTGATCCGCAATATGCCCGGCTCTCCCATCTCAAATGCGATGGCGATGATTGACCCTGGCAAAGAGCTGAACCCCGCGGATATTGAACGGATGAAGAAAGCTTACGGACTCGATAAGCCCTGGCCGGAAGCATACGTATTATGGGTCAAAAATGTCTGCCAGCTTGACTTCGGGCGATCGATCTCCCGAAAACAACCTGTTGCGCGTCTGATCAGAGAGCGGATCGGGCCCACACTGATCCTCTCAGTCAGCTCTCTCTTTCTAACCTACCTGCTGGCAATCCCGATGGGCCTGTACTCTTCCGCCCGCCAGGGACATCTCGACGAACGAACGATCGGCACACTTTTATACATGCTGTATTCATTCCCCAGTTTTGTTGCCGCGCTGTTTCTGCAGATCTATCTGGCAAATAAACTGGGTTTGCTGCCTCTGTATGGCATGAGGAGTGATAATTACAGCTCCCTGTCCACAATCCAACAGGTCTGGGATATTTTCAAACACGCGTTGATGCCCATCATCTGTTACACCTACGGCAGTCTGGCTTACTACAGCCGGTTCATCCGAGCCAACATGCATGAAGTCCTCCGCCAGGACTACATTCGTACCGCGCGTGCCAAGGGACTCGGCCCCGTGACTGTGCTGGTCAAACACGCGTTCCGCAACACCTTGATTCCGCTGGTGACACTGATCGGTCTCACGTTGCCTTCCCTCCTGGGGGGCTCGGTGATTATCGAGCGGATCTTCAGTTGGCCGGGAATGGGACAGCTCTATTTTGAATCAATTCTGGAGCGGGATTACCCCACGATTATGGGTTTGACACTGATGTTTTCCATCATGACTCTGGCGGGACAACTGCTGGCAGACATCTTCTATGCAGTGGCTGACCCCCGGGTCAAAATCTCCGATCATTGA
- a CDS encoding ABC transporter permease: MEQKSDTDQKTAEKQKPVKKSPSFWAETWQRFKHRKMAMIALFYIGFLCLVAVFAPAIAGTKPIVCEYKGHIYFPAMGYFRREWENPIFYKDRFRNRYPKNLKEKDPESWAIWPLVYQDPYRRVYDNEWKDLPGNPTQDNGAPSLRNWFGTDQRGVDVFAQMVHGTTIALSVGFVSMGIAGVIGIIVGALAGFYGKWIDMGLSRLIEVVMCIPTLILILAIIAIIDNPTIWHMMAIIGCTGWTGIARLARAEFMKLRESDFVLAAKTTGVGQFRIIFRYILPNSLAPVLVPITFGIAAAILIESGLSFLGFGAPPPNPSWGTLLNLGRQNLNMWWLIFFPGMAIFMAVLAYNLIGEGLQEASDPRLRDA; this comes from the coding sequence ATGGAACAGAAATCTGATACCGACCAGAAAACAGCCGAAAAGCAGAAACCGGTCAAAAAATCTCCCAGTTTCTGGGCAGAAACCTGGCAGCGTTTCAAGCATCGTAAAATGGCGATGATTGCTTTGTTCTACATCGGCTTTCTCTGCCTGGTCGCCGTGTTTGCTCCCGCGATTGCCGGGACCAAGCCGATTGTCTGTGAATACAAGGGGCACATCTACTTTCCCGCGATGGGGTACTTTCGACGCGAATGGGAAAATCCGATCTTCTACAAGGACCGGTTTCGCAACCGCTACCCTAAAAACCTGAAAGAAAAAGATCCGGAGAGCTGGGCTATCTGGCCTCTGGTCTATCAGGATCCGTATCGCCGCGTGTATGACAACGAATGGAAAGATCTGCCAGGCAACCCGACACAGGATAATGGGGCTCCCAGTCTGCGCAACTGGTTTGGTACCGATCAGCGCGGCGTGGATGTTTTTGCACAAATGGTCCACGGGACCACGATTGCCCTGTCAGTCGGTTTTGTTTCGATGGGCATTGCGGGCGTCATTGGTATCATCGTGGGGGCACTCGCCGGTTTTTACGGCAAATGGATTGATATGGGGCTCAGTCGGTTGATCGAAGTCGTAATGTGTATTCCCACTCTGATTCTGATCCTGGCGATCATCGCGATCATCGATAATCCCACGATCTGGCATATGATGGCCATCATAGGTTGTACCGGCTGGACCGGGATTGCCCGCCTGGCCCGGGCCGAATTCATGAAGCTGCGAGAAAGCGATTTCGTGCTGGCGGCTAAAACCACAGGTGTCGGGCAGTTTCGGATTATTTTCCGTTATATCCTGCCGAACTCACTGGCACCGGTGCTGGTCCCCATCACCTTTGGAATCGCAGCCGCGATCCTGATTGAAAGCGGGCTCAGCTTTCTGGGCTTTGGAGCTCCGCCTCCTAACCCGAGCTGGGGCACACTGCTGAACCTGGGGCGACAGAATCTGAATATGTGGTGGTTGATCTTCTTCCCGGGCATGGCCATCTTTATGGCTGTACTGGCATATAACCTGATCGGTGAAGGCCTGCAGGAAGCATCAGATCCCCGCCTGCGGGACGCCTGA
- a CDS encoding transglutaminase TgpA family protein — MNLTLIFQISVYCLIALSSFMFMLAEGGLFPQLLTIPLGLITLFFTDRWHKFSLSPLWANILGLVAFLFVCREFVANIEGRLLAGAHFLVYLTWIILLQKKGDTQYWWLFALGFLQIAVGAVLTESGYYGILLVIYLFLAFWSLTVFSIYRTDKTFASQSEESLPPLPRPTVATSIASPFHRPSQVQDGIQSDQSRKWITAEFIWSSIGCSISALIISMCFFLLIPRLWVNRSFFNNETLEAEKQPLVGFTEKVQLGEMGEILESSERVLEVAIYDNQTDEAVPVMDFVRKYGMEEPLFRGAVLFTYENGSWSRFRRHTQYGLPNSRELEKYGIKDLYRQEIVMESIGTNVLFVLQPVVGMDMTGKTENFFNEDTLEIRQTDPPEMDGNTRYTVYTAKKLDENYLMNNLDLENEYLELPERDLRRLIKYTQQLIASHPELKTDEAKAKFLESHLRDSGEFSYTLNMSIVDPEIDPVEDFLFNRKAGHCEYYASSLALMLRAIKIPTRVISGFKGGDTSYLSNRFEVQQRYAHSWVEAFVNGHWETLDATPSLERAEMVAQSAASLSSWKGVSKFFSQFWTDYVIGVSFQRQKAAFYDPLLQAGKKIGKRLLDIRTTTVAMFQSVKKFLSSPRRWFSWEGAAAVFIIAGLFFGLKWLGQVLIRFFRKLFAQDQDQANKMRSAQIAFYERFQKLLARKGMIRKQAETQQEFSRHVKADLKRELTQAHLDDYPDEIARLYYQVRYGDHPLEPDQSHDVDQKLTALETILTEQEKATVKQ, encoded by the coding sequence GTGAATTTAACTCTCATTTTTCAGATCAGTGTTTACTGTCTTATCGCTTTGTCCAGTTTCATGTTCATGCTGGCTGAAGGAGGGCTGTTTCCACAACTGCTGACAATTCCCCTGGGGCTGATCACGCTGTTTTTCACAGACCGCTGGCATAAGTTCAGCTTGAGTCCCCTGTGGGCCAACATCCTGGGGCTGGTCGCGTTTTTGTTTGTCTGTCGAGAGTTTGTTGCCAACATTGAAGGACGCCTGCTGGCCGGTGCGCATTTTCTGGTCTATCTGACCTGGATCATCCTGCTGCAAAAGAAAGGGGATACACAGTACTGGTGGTTGTTTGCGCTGGGATTCCTGCAGATCGCGGTTGGGGCGGTACTGACCGAATCCGGCTATTATGGCATCCTGCTGGTAATCTATCTGTTCCTGGCCTTCTGGTCGCTGACAGTCTTCTCGATTTATCGAACTGATAAAACCTTCGCCAGTCAGAGTGAGGAGTCGCTGCCGCCTCTTCCCCGTCCCACGGTCGCAACGAGTATTGCTTCTCCTTTTCACAGACCCAGCCAGGTCCAGGACGGGATTCAGTCGGATCAGTCCAGAAAATGGATTACTGCTGAGTTTATCTGGTCCTCGATCGGCTGTTCGATCAGTGCCCTGATCATTTCCATGTGCTTCTTTCTCTTAATTCCACGCCTGTGGGTCAATCGTTCTTTTTTCAACAATGAAACTCTGGAGGCGGAAAAGCAGCCTCTGGTCGGGTTTACGGAAAAAGTCCAGCTTGGCGAAATGGGGGAAATCCTGGAGAGCTCGGAGCGGGTGCTGGAAGTGGCCATCTACGACAACCAGACAGATGAAGCAGTGCCGGTCATGGATTTTGTCAGAAAATATGGCATGGAAGAGCCCTTGTTCCGCGGGGCGGTACTTTTCACTTATGAAAACGGCAGCTGGAGCCGATTCAGACGGCATACCCAGTATGGACTCCCTAACTCCCGGGAACTGGAAAAATACGGGATTAAAGATCTGTACCGTCAGGAAATCGTAATGGAATCGATCGGAACCAACGTTCTGTTTGTCCTGCAACCCGTTGTCGGAATGGACATGACAGGTAAAACGGAAAATTTCTTTAACGAAGATACGCTCGAGATCCGTCAGACAGATCCCCCGGAAATGGACGGTAATACCAGGTACACAGTCTATACAGCCAAAAAGCTGGATGAGAATTACCTGATGAACAATCTCGATCTGGAGAATGAGTATCTTGAATTGCCGGAAAGAGATTTAAGGCGGTTGATCAAATATACCCAGCAGCTGATCGCCTCCCATCCGGAACTGAAAACGGACGAGGCGAAAGCGAAATTTCTGGAATCGCATTTACGTGATTCCGGAGAATTCAGTTACACGCTTAACATGTCGATTGTCGATCCTGAAATCGATCCGGTCGAAGACTTTCTGTTCAATCGCAAAGCGGGACATTGTGAATACTATGCATCGTCACTGGCATTAATGCTGCGGGCGATCAAAATCCCTACCCGCGTGATCAGTGGTTTTAAAGGCGGTGATACCAGTTACTTATCGAATCGGTTTGAAGTTCAGCAGCGTTATGCCCATTCCTGGGTTGAAGCGTTCGTGAACGGGCATTGGGAGACCCTGGACGCGACTCCCAGCCTGGAACGTGCAGAAATGGTAGCCCAGAGTGCGGCTTCGTTGAGCAGCTGGAAAGGTGTGTCGAAATTTTTCTCCCAGTTCTGGACCGATTATGTAATTGGCGTCTCCTTCCAGCGGCAGAAGGCCGCTTTTTACGATCCCCTGCTCCAGGCCGGTAAGAAAATCGGCAAGCGTCTGCTCGATATCCGTACAACGACCGTGGCCATGTTCCAGTCGGTCAAAAAATTTCTCTCCTCTCCCCGTCGCTGGTTCAGCTGGGAAGGCGCCGCGGCCGTGTTTATTATTGCGGGACTCTTTTTCGGTTTGAAGTGGCTGGGACAGGTCTTAATTCGGTTCTTCCGTAAACTGTTCGCCCAGGACCAGGATCAGGCGAACAAAATGCGTTCGGCACAGATCGCATTTTATGAACGGTTTCAGAAACTACTGGCAAGGAAAGGGATGATTCGGAAACAGGCAGAGACGCAACAGGAGTTTTCCCGTCACGTCAAAGCAGACCTGAAGCGGGAATTAACGCAGGCACATCTGGATGATTATCCGGATGAAATTGCCCGGCTTTACTATCAGGTCCGCTATGGAGACCATCCGCTGGAACCGGACCAGTCGCACGACGTCGATCAGAAACTGACGGCATTGGAGACCATCCTGACGGAACAGGAAAAGGCGACGGTCAAGCAGTAG